Within the Paenibacillus pabuli genome, the region GGTCAATGGGTCTGGTTTGAAGGCATGAACCATATCCGGGAATTTTAGCGGATCACGAATGAAAAAGATTTTCAGGTTGTTGCCAACCAGATCCCAGTTGCCGTCTTCAGTATAAAACTTCACGGCAAAGCCGCGCGGGTCACGAAGTGTCTCCGGTGAATGCCCACCGTGGATTACCGTGGAGAAACGGACAAACACAGGGGTTTCTTTGCCCTTCTCTTGAAACAGACGAGCACGCGTATATTTGGATACAGGCTCATCGCCGGCTGTTCCGTACGCTTCGAATATGCCATGAGCGCCAGCCCCGCGAGCATGTACAACCCGTTCAGGAATACGTTCGCGGTCAAAATGCGTGATCTTTTCGAGAAAATGATAGTTCTCCAGCGTAGTCGGTCCCCGGCTGCCGACGGTTCGAACATTCTGATTATCGGTGACGGGATGGCCCTGACGATCCGTTAATGTCTCTGGTGCCGTGTCTGGGGAATGCTCTGGTTGTGAAGAATGGTTATTCATGGAGCACCACCTTTCCTTTTGATGGATTCGAGTATATAATTTCCCTGCATCCTTGTTCTATACATCCATTGCAGTAAAAAAAGCTTGTCACTTACCTCATGGCATGAGATAATTAACATTTGCCCAGCGGCCTTTTTTGAACGGAAAATGATAAGGACCGCTTGTATAAGAATGGAGGCTGACCAAGGATTGTCTACACAACGTTATCCTTTTGCATATGACCCGGCAGAGCCCTTTGTATCCCGTTTGGGGGAGTGGGTGGCTGATGTTTTTTACGATATTTTGCCTGAGTCCGGCTTCGAGGTACGGGATGAACAGATTTTTATGGCGTACCAGCTCGAACGGGCCTATGGAGATAAAAAGACCATTATGGCTGAGGCCGGTGTAGGGACAGGCAAGACCTTAGTCTACCTGCTCTATGCGGTCTGTTATGCACGTTATACCGGCAAACCGGCAGTGATTGCCTGCGCCGATGAGTCATTGATTGAACAATTGGTGAAGCCGGGCGGAGATATTGCGAAGCTGGCTGAACATCTGGATCTTCAGGTGGACGCTCGTCTCGGTAAATCACCAGATCAATACGTTTGTTTGAACAAATTAAGTGCGGTAAGATTCGCGGATGAGGATGCGCCTGTCATTGAAGAAGTACATGAGAGCCTGCCTGATTTCGTGAATACACCTGGAACGCTTCAGGCTTTCCATCCCTATGGTGACCGTAAACAGTATCCGCATTTGAACGATCGCCAGTGGAATAAGATCAACTGGGACCCATTCCAGGATTGCTTTGTTTGTCCAAAAAGACAGCGCTGCGGCCTGACGTTATCACGTGATCACTATCGCCGCTCCAAGGACATCATCATCTGTTCCCATGACTACTACATGGAGCATGTGTGGACCTATGAGGCACGCAAACGCGAGGGACAGCTGCCGCTGCTGCCTGATCACAGCTCGGTTGTCTTTGATGAAGGGCATTTGTTGGAAGAGGCCGCGCTGAACGCACTCAGCTACAAACTGAAACACCGCATCTTCGAGGAACTTGTAACCCGGCTTTTGGAAGGGGAGATTCGTGAAACCCTTGCAGAACGTGTGGACGAAGCCATTGAGAGCAGTGAGCGACTGTTTAGACTGCTGGATACGTATACGGTGGCGATTCCAGGCTCAGAACGGAAGGAAGTTCGGGTAGAAGCGCCGCTGCTGCGTGAAATTGAACGTCTGACCGGTGTGCTGGATGCGATTGGGGAAGAGCTGGTATTCGAGAGCGGATTGTTCTCGCTGGATGGGTATCAGATGAGGGTTGTGGAAGAGCACTTGGACATGATTCAGACCGCATTGTCATTGTTCCGCAAGGAAGACGGGTACATCTGCTGGGCTGAAGAGAATGAAGATGAGACAACGTTGTCCATCATGCCGCGCACGGTAAAAGAAATCCTGAACGAGCGCGTGTTCAATACGGGGATTCCAATTGTATTCTCGTCTGCAACACTGTCTGTGGACAATTCCTTCCGTTATGTGGCGGACAGTCTGGGCATTGATGATTTTGTATCGTTCTCGGTTGCTTCTCCATATGACTATGCGGACAAAATGAAGATGAAAATTACAGATCAAGCTGTACCAGGTCACCCGGAGAACGAAAATCGAATGCGAGACGCTGTGTCCATGCTCCAGGAGAGCGGAGGTCGTGCGCTTATTCTGTTCCGTACCATGGAAGAGCTGCTTGCGTTTAAACAGGACATTGTTCATGTTCCGGAAGCACAAGGACTGCGCTTCATGTATGAGGGAGATCGGGAGATCAGTGATCTGATCGCAGCGTTCCAGGAGGATGAGGAGAGTGTGCTGTGCTCCGTCAATCTGTGGGAAGGGCTGGACGTTCCAGGACCTTCATTATCCAATGTTATGATCTGGTCGCTTCCGTATCCACCGCAGGATCCTGTCTTTAACGCTAAACGCAGTGCATCGGCGGCACCATACGAAGAGATTGATCTTCCATACATGCTTCTGCGCGTGAAGCAAGGTCTGGGTCGTTTGATCCGCACAAGCAGTGACTCGGGTTCTGCAGTCATTCTCGATGAATCGCTGTATACCAAAAAGGAAGCCAAAGACCGTATTGCGGCTCTGCTTCCCAAAGGCGTGGAATGGACGACGCTGACACACTGATTGGTTTACATTAAATGTTCTTGAAATGACTCCTTATCAAGGTAAGCTCTTGTTCTCTGCAGATTAACAATCTGTGGTTGAGCAAGAGCTTTATTTTAATTTTGATCTGTATATTTTCATATTTTCCTATCGGCAATGAGGTTTAGAGTATAGGCGAAGGTTAACGAGCCTCAGTAACGTTATTTCATCAAAAAAATGACCTCTCCCATCTAAAAACGACCAATTCGGCGAAGGTTCATAGAACCAATGGATGCGAATAGGCTGCCCTCGGTCATCTTTATGACTCATGGGGCAGCCTTGTTTAGGGGGACAGATTCTGGATGTGTTAAAAAATGCCCATGCTCAAATACCGTTCCCCGGTATCCGGCGCAATACAGAGCACTCGGCTACCTGGCCCCAATTCCCTCGCAATGCGCAGTGCGGCCCACGCTGAAGCGCCTGACGAAGGGCCGAGCAGCAGCCCTTCACGGGCAGCAAGCTGCCGCATCGTATCCAGTGCATCCTCATCGGACACCTGGATAATGGAGTCCCACACGTCGGTATTCAGAATGTCCGGAATGAATCCGGGACTTGTACCGACGAGCTTGTGGGGACCGGGCTCGCCGCCGGATAGCACGGGTGAACCTTTGGGCTCCACCGCATAGATCCGGATATCCGGCAGCTGCTTGCGCAGCTCTTCACCAGTTCCGGTGATGGTGCCGCCTGTGCCTGCAGTTGCAATGAACGCATCCAGCTTGCCCTCCATCTGCTGCATAATCTCTGGAGCAGTGGTAACCCGGTGAATGTCCGGATTGGCCTGATTCTCGAATTGCTGAGGAATGAAGCTTCCCGGAATGTCAGCGTGCAGCTCTTTCGCTTTGCGGATTGCCCCGGGCATCCGCTCAGCCGCAGGAGTAAGCACGACATCTGCGCCGTAGGCTTTCAGAATGTTGATGCGCTCTTTGGACATATTGTCAGGCATGACCAGAATGGCCTTATATCCTTTGGCAGCTGCATTCATCGCCAGACCGATGCCGGTATTGCCGCTGGTCGGCTCGATGATAGTTGCTCCGGGAAGCAGCAGGCCTGCCCGTTCAGCCTGAACGATTAAGTTGTAAGCTGCGCGGTCCTTGACACTGCCGCTTGGATTGAAATACTCCAGTTTGACATATACGTCAGCAGAGTCGCTTCCTGTGAGCCTGTTCAGTTTTACGGCCGGCGTCTGCCCGATCAACTCGGTTACATTGGCGGCAATGCCCGTATATCTGGATGGTTGGTTACCCGAAATTGAATTCATGAAGTACAACTCCTTGAGTGATGAGACGTCTGAGGGAATTCTGACCATAGAAGTCTGTCTGCCTTAGCAAGGGCGGCAGTCTTGTATGTTCTAGGAGAATTCATTACACGTCTGAATAGGTTCATTGTCGATAACGTTCCCTTCCATCTTAATGAACCCGGCCTCTCCGGGTCAACCTGTATTCCCAGTTCAAGCTATAAGCGCTGCGTCAGATCAATATGCAGATGCCGGCTGAGTTCTTGCTTGACTTCATTACGTGCGAACGTCCAGAGCATGTAGAACCGCTGCCAATATCCTCTGCACAGGTAGAGCGTTTCGATGCCTTCCTTTTCACGTTTCTCCTCTAGAATCTTGACACCACGTTTCCGCATCTGCTGCTTTACCGCCAGCATTTCTTTGAGCACCTGATTTTGAATGCGGGTTAGGGACAGGACGTATACCTCGGGCATTTTCAGCAGAAGGGTATCCAGGGTGCGAATATCTCGTTCAAGCACATCCAGGAGCAGGGTACGCACAACAAGGCTTTTAACCAAACGGTGGTCTTCATCCGCAGGGGATGGGGCGGAAGAGGAGGATGACATACATTCACTTCCTTAACCTTGAGATCGAAACATATTTATTTACAGAACATGTGTTCTTATATTATAATCAATATATGCAAGGATGATACGGAATACAACAAGAAAAAAATGGGATCAAATTTTCAGCAGGACC harbors:
- the cysK gene encoding cysteine synthase A, which gives rise to MNSISGNQPSRYTGIAANVTELIGQTPAVKLNRLTGSDSADVYVKLEYFNPSGSVKDRAAYNLIVQAERAGLLLPGATIIEPTSGNTGIGLAMNAAAKGYKAILVMPDNMSKERINILKAYGADVVLTPAAERMPGAIRKAKELHADIPGSFIPQQFENQANPDIHRVTTAPEIMQQMEGKLDAFIATAGTGGTITGTGEELRKQLPDIRIYAVEPKGSPVLSGGEPGPHKLVGTSPGFIPDILNTDVWDSIIQVSDEDALDTMRQLAAREGLLLGPSSGASAWAALRIARELGPGSRVLCIAPDTGERYLSMGIF
- a CDS encoding ATP-dependent DNA helicase, which encodes MEADQGLSTQRYPFAYDPAEPFVSRLGEWVADVFYDILPESGFEVRDEQIFMAYQLERAYGDKKTIMAEAGVGTGKTLVYLLYAVCYARYTGKPAVIACADESLIEQLVKPGGDIAKLAEHLDLQVDARLGKSPDQYVCLNKLSAVRFADEDAPVIEEVHESLPDFVNTPGTLQAFHPYGDRKQYPHLNDRQWNKINWDPFQDCFVCPKRQRCGLTLSRDHYRRSKDIIICSHDYYMEHVWTYEARKREGQLPLLPDHSSVVFDEGHLLEEAALNALSYKLKHRIFEELVTRLLEGEIRETLAERVDEAIESSERLFRLLDTYTVAIPGSERKEVRVEAPLLREIERLTGVLDAIGEELVFESGLFSLDGYQMRVVEEHLDMIQTALSLFRKEDGYICWAEENEDETTLSIMPRTVKEILNERVFNTGIPIVFSSATLSVDNSFRYVADSLGIDDFVSFSVASPYDYADKMKMKITDQAVPGHPENENRMRDAVSMLQESGGRALILFRTMEELLAFKQDIVHVPEAQGLRFMYEGDREISDLIAAFQEDEESVLCSVNLWEGLDVPGPSLSNVMIWSLPYPPQDPVFNAKRSASAAPYEEIDLPYMLLRVKQGLGRLIRTSSDSGSAVILDESLYTKKEAKDRIAALLPKGVEWTTLTH